Within the Glycine max cultivar Williams 82 chromosome 12, Glycine_max_v4.0, whole genome shotgun sequence genome, the region ttacagttggTAGTTACtatcaattataatatattaaaacattttacaaaaaataatatccaaaaaaatatcataattcatCAATGATATTGGTCCTTGGTAAAGATGTCTTGTACACTTGCAACTTCGATTCTTAATTAAATGTCAAACCCGATCGAGGTGCAAAATTAACTTACACCATAGAGTAATAATTCATGGACACATGCACATTGAATATGCTTAGGATTTGGAGAAGTTTCTTTAGAAAcacttcaaaaaaagaaaataatgtgataaattttttataagaatttttcattaattaatttataaaaactctcttatatattttctttaaaagataaatgacatcaacaaattaactaatgatttgtcaatataaaattcattttagcttacgaaaaaatttatttaatttctttttttcattttcttctcctaaaAATACTTCTAGTGAAGCTTATTCAAACAAGCTGTTCATATACTCTTCATTAGTTCATTTGTATCTTTTTCTTATCACACTCAAGGGCAACAGACTTACACTTATTTGAGGGTGGACAAATGTATCCtctcattttaatataattagtatatttttcttaaaattttatattttgcacTCCTAATCTTATATGTTTGAACccccaaatttaatttaataaaattataaatatttattttaaaatttcatatttatacatattatttttatgtttgaacTCACTATCTCATTTTCTCACTCtatttatatgtttaatattttttatttatttattcatgcatatgataattattattaaattctttttttaaaaaaatttattgtttcaaCTGATTTTGGGTCCTATATGTGTTACTGGTCACAccatattatttatgttttttgttttacttttttatatctcTTTCCAGATCCAATAAAATATAGgtattcatatattattttctaaaacataacATGATGATTTCAAAGAAAGTACCGAAAAGAAACTGAGGGTAGAGAAGGATAACCTTTTTGGTAagccttttattttcatcttttcctAACTTTCAAATTGTAACGTTTAACTACCCTAAAATAATTGTAGTTATTAACTGGCAAAACAGATTAAAAAAGTACCCCACCTAGGTTTGTGCATCATTCTTTATTCCTTTCCtcatgtaaattaattaatatattgttaCTATCATTATTATAGGTATAGATATACTATATTTTAAGgtaagagagaagagagagtcatgctaatgaaaattaaatggtAATGGTCCTGTTGGAGAACAACATTGTCTTTCTCTTCTGTTTCTCCTCTCATTGATGTTGCTTCTTCCCCTTTTCTTAcccttcagaaaaaaaaaaaccaacacaCTTCAAATCCATTCTTAGAACTCACAATTTCTCactgaaaaacaaaaatcactcATCACCCTTCTGTTCCAAAACTGCAGATCTCACACCTCTTATTATTATCTCTATGCAAAATGAACATGTCAGATATGATATCTTGTTTCAACGAGAACGCAGTGAATGTGTCACACTCCTCATGTTCTAGCTACTCAAACAACGCTTGCATATCTCCAAGTGTTACACCTTCAACTCAAAATTCAGTGTCTTCTGTCTACAAAACCACCCTCTCAAACCAAAAGCAGCTTCTGATCACAGTCACGTGGTGCAAGAGCCACTCCAACCAAGGACTCAACGTAACCTTCGGCGAAGAGAACAACAACCCTTTGGCACCATCTTTCAGACTCAACACCAATTCACGCTTTTtcaggaaaaagaaaggaagcaaAATGTTGGAATCCGAAGACTCAAAAGTTGAAGTCTTCTGGGACCTCTCGAAGGCCAAGTATGACACTGGCCCTGAACCTGTTGAAGGGTTTTACGTGGCGATTCTCGTTGATGCAGAAATAGGCCTCATTCTCGGTGAAGATGTGGCCAAGAAGTTCAAAACAAGAACCCTTTTGGGCAATGTTTCGCTGTTATCACGGCGTGAGCATTGCTCGGGTAACGCCGTTTACGCAACCAAGGCTCAGTTTTGTGACACTGGAACTTGGCATGACATTTTGATCAGATGCAGTGGCGAGAATGAAGGACTCAAAGCTCCTGTTTTGTCTGTTTGCATTGACAAGAAGACGGTGATTCGTGTGAAGAGGCTGCAGTGGAATTTCAGGGGCAACCAAACGATTTTCGTCGATGGGTTGCTTGTGGATTTGCTTTGGGATGTTCATAACTGGTTTTTCAACCCTGCTTCTGGGAATGCTGTGTTCATGTTCAGGACCAGGAGTGGCTTGGATAGCAGATTGTGGTTAGAGGAGAAGATTGCACAGAAAGATAAAGATAGAGTTGAATTCTCCTTGTTGATCTATGCCTATAAGAACACATGAGGGAACTCATTCTTCATATCAGATCACAGGAATCCTTCACGGTAGACAACTGTGCTGGAGTATTTAATGCAGTTGTATATTAAGGACTCGAAGTCGAGACTACTTTTTCAGATAAGGGAACTTGttcatgttgatttttttaacaccttttattttttccttgtgtatttttgttttgttttgttttaactctttgtttttagtttcccctttcttcttgaaagGATacatactaattattttttatgataggaaacagaaagaaaataaattgagtGATATTATCAGAATAGTTAGTTGAGCTTGTAACCTTTATTTCTCTGTATTCTTCCTTGGGACCTGAATGGTACTGATACTTTGTTTGACTGTTTGAGTAGTGTCTAGTACTGGATTCTACCAAagatagagaagaaaaaaaacaataaaaatgggTTAGAAGGtttctttattcttattttgtttttcaggaTAGAGAATCGAACAAAGTGTTTAAGACATGAATATCAGTGAAGATTTGCTAAAAGGGAAAATGAGATCTTGGTTGGCATAATTGAGTTGCTTTTAGCCTTTACAGGAGAATAAAGTTAAGAATCTTGCGAATGAATTGAAACCACATTATTCTACCTTGTCCTTTACAATTTTGTTTGTAGCTGTTCACTGTAACGTTGCTCAAAAGGCTCTTAAAAATGATAACCATACACTGTGGAAACAAGTACTCGACAAGGTATGATTTATTTCCAATTTGCTTCTCAAAGcaacttaaattttaaacgCAATCAAGCTTATTATAGCAATTTACAGAGCACTTAGGCATGAAcaagttcagaaggaaaatagTTATGCTTAGTTGGGTCACTTTCACATTATGACCAAgcttaaacattttaaaataatgttattgtCCTTGGTGGCATGGTGGAACCTTACATGATGGTGTAGTCCAATGTCCTTAAAATCTATAACATGTGTTCGTGATTCTTTGGTCCCTGCAATTCTCTAGTCCACACGCAAAAATGATCAATGATTGCCCCCACTTTCTGTTGCATGGTAAAAGATAGAAATAGTATTGTTAGGCAGAAAAAAATGATCCTATTGTTTTATTGGCACTTCGTTATGTTGGGAATCTACCTATAGTATAGGGTATCATCCTTCAAtagatgttctttgattgagTATGTAATTTTTTCTTACCTAAGAGCATGTTCTCCCTTTTCGGCTAACACCAATGTTCTCCCACTTCACACACATTTGCATTGCGCAACCTATAAAATTGGAACATAAGTTCAAATTTGCTTTCAGAGATTCAACTTAATATCAAATCAAACTTAATGTTGAATTAGTACATAAGTTCAAATTCTTGAAAATCATTATTAGTGCAATGACATTTTTAGTGTTACATTAGAGATGAAAATGCATACTTTGACAACTTCTTTGACAAGATTTATTTTGgaatataacatttattttacttataCCTGTTGACCCAGAAAACCGTTGCGGCTAATGTGTTGCACGTTGCTCAGCACACGCTCTACACACACTCGCACAActtataaaatcaaatcaaatcagtgcataatttgacaatattttctggaaaatatttatatatttctattaCTAATACCGGATGACATTTGAAATTTTAGTTCTGGTTCAGTAATGTTCTCTGCATTACCCAACACTCATTCAACAGACATAGgcacaaattataatattaaatcagCAGTACaaacaattcaaaattttgGAAATTATGTACTggtttaatattaattagtgaCATTAATATCAGTACATAAAAGTGCCATTGTACCAATAGAAGGCTTTTCCAATTGCTTTGTCCAAAACATGATCAAAGGAAACTCAGCACCTAATGTTTCTATTATCACCACAAGGaccattttcatcatttttgatactcacataacaaaatttttctattttttaattttatataaagttaTAGACACACATTAAGAAGTACATTTAATGACATTTGATATACTATTGGACcagtttatttaaacttaaaaaaattaattttttaaagaattatatataagtatttttcaagaaacagatatgatttactattttaaggaaaaaaattagacaaacacataaaaaaactataaaattgcttattttatttttaaaataaattatttttaaaaataagcttAAATAAATTAGTCcattatttttctcacttttctgacgagtataattaaaaaattattaattaacattattttaaagttttaaatgatagataagtggaaatattttttattttaaatgacgGATAACAAAAACGGAGGTAGTAAACATAAAAAACACATAGGAAAGATGATTTGggcttttttttacttttccagGTAAATTGTGGGTCCAAGTAGCGCCGATAAATCTATGGTCCAACGGTTTCATTCCTAAGTTGATCTCATGCGTACCCATTTGTTAAGCTTAAGAAAGTATTGGGCCTCGCTTTAGATGATTGCCGTAACAGTTTGCTTGATATCGGAACtcctttttagataaaaataataaaataataatatgattggtttttttagataaaaaatcattcaaattaaatataaaataataatatgatttgatttgattcagttttaatataatattaaattttagtcaaatcaaattaattttttattatttaatttaatttgatttcgtgactttttatttttttaatttattattataatttaaacctATAAACTAAACTTATGTAATTATTATATgtagtaaattattttaaaaataaattttatttttattaaattttgtttaacatattttagttaaaaattattatttttacttctgtttagtattaatataaaataatattaccaaCAATGTTTGTAATATAATAGTAATTTATACatctttaacattattttttaataatatcagTGCATTCCTTTTtaacatatgaaaataaaatatatatcttgattataaaataaaagtaataaattatttaatacttattattaattatcacaataaaaataatataattataatatatagatcaatttgattttgtttacttATAACaagatttgaaaatcaaaacactGCAGCGAAAAATATggagttttttaaatttttgtttttttctatttttggtttaagcgattttctatttttttttatcggttttgtgatttacaaataatttgatttgattttaaatacCTCTACTTCTTAGTAGGTGTCCCTTTTTTTCAATATACTAGTTTCATTAGCCGTGCAACTCACCGGCAGGTTCTCAattctaattattttgtttgtattttttagatttactataataatccaattgttttatgttttatgcattcagttctataattttttaaaatccaaatttaggaataaatatgaattcatattagacaatataagaaaataaaattaaaactttaaatagtcataaaaaatagataattacttgaaacttaattgaaagaaaaataaattattgaattatGGGGTAGGAAGATTGAAATTCCTCCAATCGCTAGAGGTGAGACTACTATTTCCTACCAAATGCTTATATCAAGGCTCTTCCAGAaagttaaaacattttaaataaaagaaaattaaatttgtcaacgtaaaataaaatcttaaataatttatgtaagtgataatataataaataagaaaggaataattatttttccaaaaattaatttagacacTAATTTTGCATGGAGATCATAATAGCGATTGcattgatttaatttgatttttttatgtaattatatatatatatatatatatatatatatatattagttaaagaaaatatcatttatattggacaaaaacatttaataaaaaagttcatTCTCGTGAATTAAGTGTATATTTTTcttgcttttataaaaatagtCATACTTTTGTGTTTAGTAGAATGGTGTAGTATTTAGTAAAGTAAACACAGGATTGTGTAGCTGAGATAGACAAAAAGAATTCATGTATTTGCATTTACATTTAACAAATAAGAATACATTTGGATAAGAATGAAACTCAAATGTTCAAACCATGGTCAATAAGTAAATGATAGGAGCAGGCAGTAGCACACTTTTCAGCCATATCATTTCTTTATCCTTTAATGAATAAATACATGCGATTTCTAAGAAGAAAATACATTGAAATAATTACAGAAAATGAATATGAATACAGACATTTATCTTCTTTGAAAGAATTAAAACTGCAATAAAACTACAATTATATATGATTGTATGAAAACAGAGTGCTTCAACAAATGGCAACGCTAACACTTAGAGAAATCCTAATAAAGACCATTAAGTAAAGTTTCTACTTTCTAGACGGCATAAgtaaagtttttaaattaagttgttgtCATGgtctatttgttttttaataatggCATATTCATTTGCAGCTTTATCTATGCTATGTTTTATTCAGGTTTGTTTTCAACTTGAGACATCTCCacacaaataataatttgaagttGAACCATTGATGATTGCTTGCTTCTAGGCTTCCAATCAACATAAGGTAAACACAATAAATGATTTAGTGCAAGAGTTAAATTAGGACCCAAAAATGTAACAGGATCATACTCAGATATGGGAAGCACTGATGTTGGCTATATAAAAGGACTCACAATAACTgatacaaagaaagaaaagtattAAATGAGGTTTATTTCAATTAAGGTGAATGCATTTTCTTTTGTGTCTAGAAATGTAAGAGAATCCATTTTGCATAGGTTGGGGTGGATATTTCCTGGTTACGCACagacaaactaaaaaaaaggttATGTTCCAAACGATAGTAAAGGTAATATTCATTATTCAATACCCTTTATTGTCATATGTGtacattatttaatatattaaatttagaagataaaaatatattacattaatagAACTTCAACTGTATAATCACAACTAACAATTGGACAACGATCGTTTATCAAACtttttcaacaaaatataattaaattgtgGAAACCATTGATGAATGGATAACAGATAACTTTCATATGGAACACACCAAACCACtgcatgattgattgatttttctGTTAGTTAAAATTTGTACAATTATTTCGTAGGAAATAGAAACACTCCttacaaattatgtttttatgatttaattttctaatctcAGAATTAGAAATGTTAACTTCTTATTAACATTGCGATGACATCTTCTCTTTGAATAGGAACTTTGTATAAGGGTCAAGGTACCACATGTATataagttaaattataattaataaagaatttagttattattattttttaaatgttttactAAAATCTTGACTATATACAATtgcaacttctttttttttgtatttatacttttatttatttatttatttattttataaaaaatgtgtataatagcaca harbors:
- the LOC100798692 gene encoding uncharacterized protein LOC100798692, which gives rise to MNMSDMISCFNENAVNVSHSSCSSYSNNACISPSVTPSTQNSVSSVYKTTLSNQKQLLITVTWCKSHSNQGLNVTFGEENNNPLAPSFRLNTNSRFFRKKKGSKMLESEDSKVEVFWDLSKAKYDTGPEPVEGFYVAILVDAEIGLILGEDVAKKFKTRTLLGNVSLLSRREHCSGNAVYATKAQFCDTGTWHDILIRCSGENEGLKAPVLSVCIDKKTVIRVKRLQWNFRGNQTIFVDGLLVDLLWDVHNWFFNPASGNAVFMFRTRSGLDSRLWLEEKIAQKDKDRVEFSLLIYAYKNT